A single uncultured Methanobrevibacter sp. DNA region contains:
- a CDS encoding helix-turn-helix domain-containing protein has protein sequence MYNPFNKNISEIEYEDLKKLTENDVSEGWVMEYKGSFPKNKKIANSIASFANSLGGWYIIGIEENENESKPSEIIGFDLEDNKKPTDKITNIIKDNIDPIPYFETKLVEIPKNKFVLVVQVFEGHDAPYISNGSIYLRIGETSKLLAIDNRYQFDKLIDKKQSFQKNINSFMDNTFFFDEYYTQPYLEFYVYLNNPEEVLFEDFYSEEFFENLKENFNSNVKLTDELELSASINFDNVYGSVDSYILRHVYDNDPMQTGLTLELFKEGHLKLIFPFNVYDNLSLNREYESLIYYDSFVSEYGDLKIIDLAESIFAFQTILTQYKRLLEKFNCNHELIFKYKFNNFDSITPFMNSDEYMGFINENKLPINLKTSINIPNRGYSKCQFKDFNPLTFAIKIIEATGLPRHLIDVISEGYATYINIRSNK, from the coding sequence ATGTACAATCCGTTTAATAAAAATATCTCAGAAATAGAATACGAAGATTTAAAAAAATTAACAGAAAATGATGTTTCAGAAGGATGGGTTATGGAATATAAAGGATCATTTCCTAAAAATAAAAAGATAGCCAATTCAATTGCATCTTTTGCAAATTCATTGGGGGGTTGGTATATTATTGGAATAGAAGAAAATGAAAATGAAAGTAAACCTTCTGAAATTATTGGTTTTGATTTGGAAGATAATAAAAAGCCCACTGATAAAATTACAAATATTATTAAAGATAACATTGATCCCATTCCTTATTTTGAGACTAAACTTGTAGAAATTCCTAAAAATAAATTTGTTTTAGTAGTTCAAGTATTTGAGGGTCATGATGCACCATATATTAGTAATGGTAGTATTTATCTGAGGATTGGTGAAACTTCAAAACTATTAGCTATTGATAATAGATACCAATTTGATAAATTAATTGATAAAAAACAATCTTTTCAAAAAAATATAAATTCATTCATGGACAATACATTTTTCTTTGATGAGTATTATACTCAACCTTATTTGGAATTTTATGTTTATTTAAATAATCCTGAGGAGGTTTTATTTGAAGATTTTTATTCTGAAGAATTCTTTGAAAATCTTAAGGAAAATTTTAACTCAAATGTAAAATTAACAGACGAATTAGAATTATCTGCTTCCATTAATTTTGATAATGTCTATGGCTCTGTAGATTCTTATATACTAAGGCACGTGTATGATAATGACCCTATGCAAACTGGACTCACGTTAGAATTATTTAAAGAAGGGCACTTAAAATTAATATTCCCATTTAATGTATATGATAATCTTTCATTGAATAGAGAATATGAATCATTAATTTATTATGATTCCTTTGTTTCTGAATATGGTGATTTAAAAATTATAGATTTGGCAGAATCTATTTTTGCATTTCAAACTATATTGACCCAATATAAAAGATTATTGGAAAAATTTAATTGTAATCATGAATTAATTTTTAAATATAAATTTAATAATTTTGATTCAATTACTCCATTTATGAATTCTGATGAATATATGGGGTTCATTAATGAAAATAAACTGCCTATTAATCTTAAAACTTCAATTAATATTCCAAATAGAGGATATTCAAAATGTCAATTTAAGGATTTTAATCCATTGACATTTGCTATTAAAATTATTGAAGCAACTGGTCTTCCAAGGCATTTAATTGATGTTATTTCTGAGGGGTATGCCACATATATTAATATTAGGTCAAATAAATAG
- a CDS encoding BsuBI/PstI family type II restriction endonuclease gives MDNLDSAKEILKAIEMPEQQQNDTSAYTLLALANIHQGTEWSQSTNNWIRIHDIIRFININYDVQYAENTRENIRKNVIHQFRDAAIVEDNSKSTNSPNYRYKLTDEFLKLIQTYDSPEWDDSLNEFLSEHESLIDIYSSKRELLKRPVMINGQEFSFSPGPHNELQKQIIEEFGSRFAQGSECLYVGDTAKKDLFINNEKLEELGFAISTHDKMPDVILYCEDKNWIYFIEAVTSTGPMDYKRIGEINQLTENVKAGKIFITAFLDFRTFKRFAADLAWDSEVWIADNPNHLIHFNGDRFLGPR, from the coding sequence ATGGATAATTTAGATTCTGCAAAAGAAATATTAAAAGCAATTGAAATGCCGGAACAACAACAAAATGATACTAGTGCTTATACTTTATTAGCATTGGCGAATATTCACCAAGGTACTGAATGGAGCCAATCTACTAATAATTGGATAAGAATACATGACATTATAAGATTTATAAATATTAATTATGATGTCCAATATGCTGAAAATACACGTGAAAATATCAGAAAAAATGTTATTCACCAATTTAGAGATGCTGCAATTGTTGAAGATAATAGTAAATCCACTAATTCTCCAAACTATAGATATAAATTAACCGATGAATTTTTAAAGTTAATACAAACTTATGATTCACCGGAATGGGATGATTCTTTAAATGAATTTTTATCCGAACACGAATCTTTAATAGACATATACTCTTCTAAAAGAGAATTGTTAAAAAGACCTGTAATGATTAATGGGCAAGAGTTTAGTTTTTCTCCAGGTCCACATAATGAATTGCAAAAACAAATCATAGAAGAATTCGGTTCCCGTTTTGCACAAGGAAGTGAATGTTTATACGTGGGAGATACAGCTAAAAAAGATTTATTCATTAACAATGAAAAATTAGAAGAGTTAGGATTTGCAATTTCAACCCATGATAAAATGCCTGATGTTATTTTATATTGTGAAGATAAAAATTGGATTTATTTTATTGAAGCAGTTACTTCAACCGGACCAATGGATTATAAAAGAATAGGTGAAATTAACCAGTTAACTGAAAATGTTAAAGCTGGTAAGATTTTCATTACTGCATTTTTAGATTTCAGGACTTTTAAGAGGTTTGCAGCAGATTTAGCTTGGGATAGTGAAGTTTGGATTGCTGATAATCCTAATCACTTAATCCATTTTAATGGTGATAGATTTTTAGGTCCAAGGTGA
- a CDS encoding Eco57I restriction-modification methylase domain-containing protein, translating to MLNHVVNITDQYLEKFPKPERKNIGQFFTSKNTAVFMADMFKENINKDLTILDPGAGTGILSAALIERLQSLNLNSIHLVMYENDENILPTLESNCRYLIKSSKIPLTIDLVKKNFILDNEFENSLLNSNTKFDLIISNPPYKKIPKKAPESQKMLNVVYGAPNLYFLFMAMSLHLLKENGEMVFIIPRSWTSGNYFKTFRKYLLRNGEINNIHLFINRNNLFKQDSILQETIIVKVSKSHNNPEFINVSSSNDFMFDDLKRFKLPYELSVSRDDNSFIFLPTNQSEVNVLTLLNKFEYSLTDLGIKLKTGLTVGFRNKELLSDYQCPQSVPIFYPCHFNEGFVKFPVDTDKKQFILKDKSSLLQDNKNFLFLKRFTSKEEERRLQPAIYLHDSLNEFNYISTDNKINFIDTINKNDYLTLPEIYGLFALFNSTIYDMYYRILDGSTQVNASEINSMPVPDRNSLKQLGNKIIHSSNLTTPYCDKILGELIYG from the coding sequence ATGTTAAATCATGTTGTTAATATTACCGACCAATATTTAGAAAAATTTCCCAAACCTGAAAGAAAAAACATTGGTCAGTTTTTCACTTCTAAAAATACTGCCGTTTTCATGGCAGATATGTTTAAGGAAAATATTAATAAAGACTTAACTATTTTAGATCCTGGTGCAGGTACTGGAATATTATCTGCCGCATTAATTGAAAGACTACAAAGTCTTAATTTGAATTCCATTCATCTAGTGATGTATGAAAATGATGAAAATATTCTACCAACATTAGAATCAAATTGCAGATATCTAATTAAATCTTCCAAAATTCCATTAACAATTGACTTAGTCAAAAAGAATTTTATTTTAGACAATGAATTTGAAAATTCCCTATTAAACTCCAATACCAAATTTGATTTAATCATTTCAAATCCTCCTTATAAAAAAATACCTAAAAAAGCCCCTGAATCTCAGAAAATGTTAAATGTGGTTTACGGCGCTCCAAATTTATATTTTCTTTTCATGGCAATGTCTCTGCACCTTTTAAAAGAAAATGGGGAAATGGTATTTATCATACCTCGTAGCTGGACATCTGGAAATTATTTTAAAACATTCCGGAAATACTTATTAAGAAATGGGGAAATTAACAATATCCATTTATTTATCAATAGAAATAATTTATTTAAGCAGGATTCCATTCTCCAAGAAACTATAATCGTTAAAGTTTCTAAAAGCCACAATAATCCTGAATTCATTAATGTTTCCTCATCAAATGATTTCATGTTTGATGATTTGAAACGATTTAAGTTACCCTACGAATTATCCGTATCTAGAGACGATAATTCATTTATTTTTCTGCCGACAAATCAAAGCGAGGTTAATGTTTTAACTCTATTAAATAAATTTGAATATAGCCTCACTGATTTGGGAATTAAATTAAAAACAGGTTTAACAGTTGGCTTTAGAAATAAAGAGTTATTATCTGATTATCAATGCCCTCAATCCGTACCTATATTTTATCCATGCCATTTTAATGAAGGATTTGTTAAGTTTCCAGTTGACACTGATAAAAAACAGTTTATTTTAAAAGATAAATCTAGTTTACTTCAGGACAATAAAAATTTCTTGTTTTTGAAAAGATTCACATCTAAAGAAGAAGAAAGAAGATTACAACCTGCAATATACCTACATGACTCTTTAAATGAATTTAATTATATTTCAACTGATAATAAAATTAATTTCATTGACACTATTAACAAAAATGATTATTTGACACTGCCTGAAATTTACGGATTATTTGCCCTATTCAATTCCACAATATATGACATGTATTACAGGATTTTAGACGGAAGTACACAAGTAAATGCTAGTGAAATTAATTCAATGCCTGTTCCAGATAGAAATTCATTAAAACAACTAGGTAATAAAATAATTCATTCCAGTAATTTAACAACCCCTTATTGTGATAAAATATTAGGAGAATTAATTTATGGATAA
- a CDS encoding AAA family ATPase produces MPDEIEFNIYNFGPINEAKLKINKLNVVGGVNASGKSFSARLLFCIMTALSDEGKRIDNNGVKELFKAIIDKYDLSFSQISSDKLETINSILTSKLNSLMESWEDYDVSYEYFNEFYSKFVEILNEHDVELKDDLNDILRVIDLHSNKFQYVISVLRFILMMEFGAEQLITFANGNVEVLMDKKDCKMQYNLHFNSEGLSIDLNNENQVSCMEFGNVVYMDSISVMDFQLNGVHSHYHYASLFNSLNSPNLNYKPNVYDNIDELMSITKQFHGMLNGKFKFNPLSKIFSFESHGQSYDVLNIASGYKQIGVLQLLLSNHQLTSKTLLILDEPEINLHPSFQIQLARIIVQMVKKLGITVYINSHSPFIIEALEVYSKKECIEEFTNFYLCDDLDFNGERFDIIPIQRDDLKTVYDNLSNPFRIINNIRFENELNDLD; encoded by the coding sequence ATGCCTGATGAAATAGAGTTTAATATTTATAATTTTGGCCCTATTAATGAAGCAAAATTAAAAATAAACAAATTAAATGTTGTTGGTGGAGTAAATGCAAGTGGTAAATCTTTTTCTGCTAGATTATTGTTCTGTATAATGACTGCATTGTCTGATGAAGGAAAAAGAATAGATAACAATGGAGTTAAAGAATTATTCAAAGCAATCATTGATAAGTATGATTTATCTTTTTCACAGATTTCTTCGGATAAATTGGAAACTATAAATTCAATTTTAACTTCCAAATTAAATAGTTTAATGGAATCATGGGAAGATTATGATGTATCTTATGAGTATTTCAATGAATTTTACTCTAAATTTGTTGAAATTTTAAATGAACATGATGTGGAACTAAAAGATGATCTCAATGATATTTTACGTGTGATTGATTTGCATTCAAACAAATTTCAATATGTTATTTCAGTACTTAGATTTATTTTAATGATGGAATTTGGGGCTGAACAATTAATCACATTTGCTAATGGTAATGTTGAAGTTTTAATGGACAAAAAAGATTGTAAAATGCAATATAATTTACATTTTAATTCTGAAGGATTATCTATAGATTTAAATAATGAAAATCAAGTTTCCTGTATGGAATTTGGTAATGTAGTTTATATGGATTCAATATCTGTAATGGATTTTCAATTAAACGGAGTTCATAGTCATTATCATTATGCTTCTCTTTTCAATTCTTTAAATAGTCCTAATTTAAATTACAAACCTAATGTTTATGATAATATAGATGAATTAATGAGTATTACCAAACAGTTTCATGGGATGTTAAATGGTAAATTTAAATTTAATCCATTGTCAAAAATTTTCTCATTTGAATCCCATGGGCAATCATATGATGTTCTAAATATTGCTTCAGGTTATAAACAAATTGGAGTTCTACAATTATTATTAAGTAATCATCAGTTGACAAGCAAAACATTGTTAATACTTGATGAGCCTGAAATTAATTTACATCCTAGTTTCCAAATTCAGTTGGCTAGAATAATTGTCCAGATGGTTAAAAAATTAGGCATAACTGTTTATATAAATTCTCATAGTCCATTTATTATAGAAGCATTAGAAGTATACTCTAAAAAGGAATGTATTGAGGAATTTACAAATTTTTATTTATGTGATGATTTAGATTTTAATGGTGAACGTTTTGATATAATTCCAATTCAAAGGGATGATTTAAAAACAGTTTATGATAATTTATCCAATCCATTTAGGATAATAAATAACATTAGATTTGAAAATGAATTAAACGATTTAGATTAA
- a CDS encoding FRG domain-containing protein has protein sequence MADEVYDDLVEEIFLLPEDLKKVKDGRHPNGKKFPVNLKNECIFRGVSNTKYGLVPKALRTSDDGKYEICKYLNSNTVEYHSASFRDIGCGNGNELTLQLQYKRELFILFRFLDWADKSGLKIPVSMSVRKLLHSNINHFPGYWPKSEFYEVISLAQHYGLPTCALDWSYDYKVALYFAVKNILNENEEDCVLWAFNYKYFEKYSTFVVEDGLKSQNEPQLRFYRPRYYNNSNLKAQKGLFTFLINKSETFNKHSFESLDKMVCNMIQGGMYNKNSNSEIEIGICGIEKFTLKENERIFYKFIIPGECKYEILKELYADGYSEEYLFPGYWGVAEAMKNRAEFYRLKDKYE, from the coding sequence ATGGCTGATGAGGTATATGATGATTTAGTTGAAGAAATATTTCTTCTACCTGAAGATTTAAAAAAAGTAAAAGATGGAAGACATCCTAATGGTAAAAAATTTCCAGTAAATCTAAAGAATGAGTGTATTTTTAGAGGAGTAAGTAATACTAAATATGGCTTAGTTCCAAAAGCTTTAAGAACATCTGATGATGGAAAATATGAGATTTGTAAATATTTAAATTCAAATACTGTAGAATATCACTCGGCTTCTTTTCGAGATATCGGATGTGGCAATGGCAATGAATTAACCTTGCAGTTGCAGTATAAAAGAGAATTGTTTATTTTATTTAGATTTCTAGACTGGGCAGATAAAAGTGGATTGAAAATCCCTGTAAGTATGAGTGTTCGCAAACTATTGCATTCCAATATTAATCATTTTCCAGGTTATTGGCCAAAATCTGAATTTTATGAAGTTATATCTCTAGCACAACATTATGGATTGCCTACCTGTGCTTTAGATTGGTCATATGATTATAAGGTTGCATTATATTTTGCTGTGAAAAATATTTTAAATGAAAATGAAGAAGACTGCGTATTATGGGCGTTTAATTATAAATATTTTGAGAAGTACTCCACATTTGTTGTGGAAGATGGATTAAAATCACAAAATGAGCCTCAACTTAGATTTTATAGGCCAAGATATTATAATAATTCTAATTTAAAAGCTCAAAAAGGTTTATTTACTTTTTTAATTAACAAATCCGAAACTTTTAATAAACATTCATTTGAATCATTGGATAAAATGGTTTGCAATATGATTCAAGGAGGTATGTATAATAAAAATAGTAATTCAGAAATCGAGATTGGAATCTGCGGTATTGAAAAATTTACTCTTAAAGAGAATGAAAGAATATTTTATAAATTTATTATTCCTGGTGAATGTAAATATGAAATTTTAAAAGAGTTATATGCTGATGGTTACTCAGAAGAATACTTATTTCCTGGATATTGGGGTGTTGCAGAAGCGATGAAAAATAGAGCGGAGTTTTATAGGCTTAAAGATAAATATGAATAA
- a CDS encoding HNH endonuclease: MTTEDEWIDIKKSKNIDEVRNTKEYKDWVKDVKERDNKCCVLCGADQHLEAHHVFSFKNFIPLRLDLDNGITLCHWCHKKYHAFYNLENTNPVTLLKFFKEFRF, from the coding sequence ATGACAACAGAAGATGAATGGATTGACATTAAAAAAAGCAAAAACATTGATGAAGTGAGAAACACAAAAGAGTATAAGGACTGGGTTAAGGATGTAAAAGAACGGGATAATAAATGCTGTGTCCTGTGCGGAGCCGACCAGCACCTGGAAGCCCATCACGTGTTCTCGTTTAAGAATTTCATACCTCTTAGACTGGATTTGGATAACGGAATAACCCTCTGTCACTGGTGTCATAAAAAGTATCATGCATTTTATAATCTGGAAAATACCAATCCGGTGACGCTTCTGAAATTTTTTAAGGAGTTTAGGTTTTAG
- a CDS encoding phage terminase large subunit, which produces MYDENGKFHLDAKDKAILQKCVYENPYIPFSPFPKQAEMILATEKEVLIGGAAGGSKSTSLLMRALFYVQDDANEYHALILRRTLSDLKRKGALIHKASQWLNRKEIQNNPSIRPKWDGTEHSWTFPNGNSLTFGYLRNINDLDTYQGSEYQFIGIDELTQLERFKYIYMRSRVRKTKDNKLPTQLMCSSNPGKRGNKWVRERFIEKIDEDIQDKSQIRFISSSYLDNIYLDRKDYEEYLMGLDRVTREQLMNGNWYASVKGQLFDESDFHLLSYDEYMKIPIVKVIRYWDLAATEVLNDDKLKSSDPDYTAGVMLAKDLNGNIYILDSYEFQLESRNLINEIINTAARDKADIQYIELDGSTGKNFGLLIIDELTRRGFATGTGNSRENKVDRARRVSADIQKNGIFLVGKNRTGFTKKWAMEFLEKITAYPNEAIHDDCVVAFTGGYEKIVSEAQTRRVNVDKWYST; this is translated from the coding sequence ATGTATGATGAAAACGGCAAATTCCATCTTGACGCTAAAGACAAAGCTATTCTTCAGAAATGTGTATATGAAAATCCATATATACCTTTCTCTCCATTTCCAAAACAGGCTGAGATGATACTGGCTACAGAAAAGGAAGTTCTGATTGGTGGTGCCGCTGGAGGTTCCAAATCAACAAGTCTTTTAATGAGAGCTTTGTTCTATGTCCAGGATGATGCCAATGAATATCACGCACTGATATTGAGACGTACTTTATCTGACTTGAAGCGTAAAGGAGCTTTAATACACAAAGCAAGTCAGTGGTTAAATCGAAAGGAAATTCAAAATAATCCAAGCATCAGACCAAAGTGGGATGGAACAGAACATTCATGGACATTTCCCAACGGAAATTCACTGACCTTTGGATATTTGAGAAATATCAATGACCTTGATACATATCAGGGTTCAGAATATCAGTTCATAGGAATAGATGAGCTGACACAACTTGAAAGATTCAAATACATTTATATGCGTTCTCGTGTAAGAAAAACAAAAGACAATAAGCTTCCAACACAGTTAATGTGTTCAAGCAATCCCGGTAAGCGTGGAAACAAATGGGTAAGAGAAAGGTTCATTGAAAAGATTGATGAAGACATTCAGGATAAATCACAAATCAGATTCATCAGCTCCAGCTATTTGGATAATATCTATCTGGACAGAAAAGACTACGAGGAATACTTAATGGGTCTTGATAGAGTTACAAGGGAGCAGTTAATGAACGGAAACTGGTATGCTTCAGTTAAAGGTCAGTTATTCGATGAATCAGACTTCCACCTACTCTCTTATGATGAATACATGAAAATACCAATCGTTAAAGTAATCAGGTATTGGGATCTTGCTGCAACTGAAGTATTGAATGATGACAAACTGAAAAGTAGTGATCCGGATTATACTGCAGGAGTCATGTTAGCTAAAGATCTAAACGGCAACATTTACATTTTGGATTCATATGAATTTCAGCTTGAGTCAAGAAACTTGATCAATGAAATTATCAATACTGCAGCACGTGACAAGGCCGATATCCAATATATTGAACTTGATGGAAGCACAGGTAAAAACTTTGGATTGCTTATCATTGATGAGCTGACAAGAAGAGGTTTTGCTACAGGTACTGGTAACTCAAGAGAGAATAAGGTTGACCGTGCTAGAAGAGTTTCAGCAGATATTCAAAAGAATGGAATTTTCCTAGTTGGAAAGAATCGGACAGGGTTCACGAAAAAATGGGCGATGGAATTTCTGGAAAAAATAACTGCGTATCCCAATGAAGCTATTCACGATGACTGTGTAGTGGCCTTCACTGGAGGTTATGAAAAAATAGTTTCTGAAGCTCAAACAAGGAGAGTTAATGTTGATAAATGGTATTCTACATAA